The Brachionichthys hirsutus isolate HB-005 chromosome 17, CSIRO-AGI_Bhir_v1, whole genome shotgun sequence genome segment TCACATATTTGGACTTCTTTCCTGGTTTTGTCCTGATTAGCGCCAACAGACCATCCTCATCCAGGATCTTGGTGCCGAAACTCTGCGCCTGAGTGTCGAGTTACGTGTACAAAAAGAACATAATGCATTTGAGATAGAAGCAAAATGTACGGAAGACGTAGCACTGAGGAAATATAAAGCCACAAGCTGGTCTCTAATACGTGactgaagctgcaggaaaacTTCATACGTAACATTCCCACCGACGCCGTTCGTAGCCGGGCTGTTTAATTACCTTGAAAGCAAGAACTTTAAAAATGAATCGTACGACGAAACTATTGTCGTGGCTTGACTCGGTAAAAGCAGACGTGGAACGGGAGATAATAAGAACCGAAGAGGACGGTGGCCAACGATGTTAAAAACACACTGATTGAAGGTATTAAAAAAGTCTGTATTTTGCCATACAGCTGGATGAGACGACGGACGTTGCATGAAAATGACGgcaccatgacggtgaagagagcgcagacacagggacgcaaaTCTTGTGCACGTTGCCCGGCTCGACGTCAAGCCGAGAGGAATTTCTCCCAGACACGTtccaggaggtgattacagacctacccaaactacgcaggattgactggatggtttattttgctgttttttgggttgataaggacccaaaatcaccataatagtgtagaaacatgggaaaagtgagtgtTCCATCAAATGGGACCTTTAAGTGCATTTTCAAACAAggttgaatttctttttttactacAATGTTTACTTAATTTTCATATGCAGtgcattttaattgatttattattttcagattttaaGCACCCCGTTCCATCTGTCTATGATTGTTACAGCGGCcaaaaaatatgaaacaaactTGTTAAATAAAACTTTCAGCTTGCTGTTCATGAAGACTTTGGCCTACAACGCTACTTTACGTTAATGTTGGTCATTAGGTGGTACTTGTACTGAGTATTTACTCAGGTGGTACTCAGGTGGAACCACTGCTATAGGGTATGCCGTAAAAAAAGCAAGTTATAAAAGCATATGAATACAGAACCCACCGCAAAAAACAGCCGCATCAAGAGAGGATCCACAGATCGTTTGGGACAACCCACACCAGCGTGACTGATATCACCGTCAGATGAAGATTTGAATTAGATTGGTCACCTTTTCTAGCTTTGACACTCCGCTATCTCTGCCCTGCACCAGGTAGCTGGTCTTCTTGCTGATGCTGCTCGTCAGTTTGCCTCCGTAGCGCTCGATCAGGGACTTGGCTTCATCCCTTTCCATTGACTCCAGGACTCCGgtcacaacaaacacaaagcccTCCAGACAATTCTCTGCACCCTGGAAAAGACACGAAAACCCCCCCAAAATGATCAGTGATGTCCAGAACAAGAAAGCGGTCAGCTGAAGGATGGCTGTTCTCTGTGCAACCTGTGGAATTTCCTTGGAGCCCAGAGCTCGGGGCCCATCTCTGCTGAGGTAGTTCCTGTAGGCTGATGTATTGAACGTCTTCGGTGCATCATCGGGACTTGTGCtctgagacagagagaagatgaTTGGATTCGTTTTTAAAGAGTTAAGCTGTGCACACTGTGTCTTTCAGTTTTCATTCAGGGATAGATACACCGACTCGCCATTTTTagaatgcattttaattgaCAGAAAGCCATCTGCTCTGTTCACCTCTGGTTTCCTGGGAGAAGTTCGAACTGTGATGGGCGTCATTCTCGTTTTGGGTGTGACCTTCGCATCTGAGCTCGACGAGGCAAGTGGCTCCTTTTTGggagagatttttgtttttgcgaGCAAAGCTGATGCTTTCATCTTCAGACCTTCATCTCCCTCCTCAGCACTCTTCTTCATCAGAGCCAGTTTGGCGCTGGTTTTGACCTGGACGGCGTTCTTTTTAGGAGACTGAGGCATCACATCATCCGACGCGCTGCCCCTTTGACTGTTCTTAGAGGAGCTCTTTTTGGGAGTTGTGGCAGGGACTGCTTTATCGTCTGAGCCTTTACGAGCCTGGATAAAGACACAAGAACATTTGCAACATTTGCATTACCCTTAACGACAAAAGTAAATGCGCCTTTATGTTGTGGCTTTTTAATCACCTTCTTTGCTTGAGGCTCCTTATCCAGCATCGCCAGTGTTCTGGCAAACTCCTCGTTCTCATGAACCTGCTTTTCTAGCTGAGAGAAGAGAGATGACATGGAAAAAGCTCAATTGTTAACTGAATAGAATCAGTGTTAAGGGTTTAAAGATTTTGTAACATATTCTGAATTTCCCCTTTGATttatacattaaaatatttaaggACACtttcaatcacatttgtaatgCTTTTTATTACACCTTACATTCCTGCATGTAGTCATGGCGACGTAGGTACGACACACTAACCTCACATTTGATGAAGCTGATTATTTGATAGATTCATCATTTTGTCACAAACAAAGTGGCCATTGTGATTTCCCAATATCCAATGTGACATGGCGAAACCGCATATTTTATCTAACTGACTAATGATTAATGAAGAAGGTAAAGTATAAAAAGGAGAGTTAAAtgattttgtttaataaaatgttataaaatgtcgattaaaaaaaaaagaaaagtctacCAATATCAGTCAAGTATTTGTACAATTTTCTCCCAGTTGACTAATCAACCACCGTTTAATAACTAGTGCAAAGAACACAAATATCTACCTCCATGTCCTCATCCATCTGCAGAGTTCTGGCAATTTGTTCATCACTAATCAGATCATCCGTGTCCTCCGTTGGCTGCAGAGAAGAGAATCTTTTGGTAAATTTAACAGAAaggttgagtttgagtttatttaaacaggaacaatacatattgatgaacgtttacatgtaaatatgtaagattatagtcaatggctaatttccatctttagatGATTTTGTAATGACACTGGAGAAAATGTTCAGTGAAGGTTTTAGTGGTTTAAGAGTCCCTTGATTTGACAGGCGTGAATGAGGAAAGTAGCAAAGTTGAAAAGCAGGGAACAATAGAAATCCACCACAACTTACAGCCTTTCGCTTGGTGCTGGCTACGAGCTTCTTATCAGAGCGCTGAATGGCTGCACTGCCAAAGTATTCGAGTACGGAGGTGGGGGTCTTTTTGAGTGGAGGAGGGGCTGTCTTTGGGGTCACAGGAGATTTTGCTGTACTTTTATTCTGTGTGGAGGACGATTTTCCAGGAGACGTCAATGTCTTTCTTGCTCCACGAGTGCCCTTAACGTCTGACTTTGATTGTCTTGCCGTATCATTCTGCTTAAGCTTGGAGACATTCTTCAAAGACTGAAAAGTGTCACTGTCTGAGtctgaaaaaaagaagatgaagatcTTATCAAAACATAATATCCAGGAAATCCCCGGAAAAATATTACTCCTTCAAAACAATGAATTAAAATTCTCAGAAAAGGTTAAGTGCttacaattaaataaagcaATGACAAATCACACAACAGCTGCAACTTGAATGGCAAAAACAGAAAGATTAGCACAGGTGTATTCATTTCAAAATGGCTAGGCAAAGGCGCACATCTGCTCTGTCCTATTACCTGTTTCAGAGATGTATTGCACAGGATCTTTTTTGGAAGGTTGCTCAGTCTTGCTCATCTTTGATTTTTCTTGGGGGGATTTCTTTGACTTCCGTGCTAATACGTCTTCATCAGAGTCTGACGAGGCAGAAAAAGACGTGCCGTGAAGAAAACATGGAAGAAAAGGTCCCCAGAGGTAAGTGCCTTTTATTACGAAACAATATTCATCGCATTTttcttgaaaaaataaaataaaattctgaaAGCCTGGTTTAAAGTAACACGTTTCTGGATTACTGACTTGTTTTAAACATGTTTCTGTTACTCAAATAGAATAACACGTGCCACTTATGATTAGCCTCGGGCTAATTATAATCACTGCTCATGGTCCAAGAAAGCATAAAGAACATGGATACCTGAATCTATGACTCGATGCTTCTTTCGTTTTTTGTCACCGACCTTGGATTTCTCCTCGGGGTTGCTTTTGACCTGAAGAAAACGAatcaaaataaaaccccaaaAGAGAGAACAGAAGAATCTCAACAACAAAGCAGACTTCCTTACCCTggtccctttcttcttcttcttaactTCCTCGTCTGAAGAAAGAGGATtcatcttcttctctggtttgaTGTCTCCTTTTGATGCTGGTTTCTGCACCGCAGATTTAGCTGAAGTCGGTTGGAAGAACCGCCTGATGTCCTGAAGGCAAACATTCAGCGTTCATTAGCCTAATTAGGACAGTTCTTCGTGGAATAAACTGTTTGGTTATTGATCAAAACTGGCGCAACGCCGCTTATCCAAAGTAACCTTATAGAGAGAAGACGCCCAACAGTTTGGACATTTCACTTTGGAACATTGAGTGTCATGCAGGTTTGAAACGTCATTAACAAATCAGCACGCAGATGTCACATCTGAACACGATAATAAATCCGAAGTTGTTCGTGTTTCTTGCTAATTTTAACCAATAAAAGAGTTTCCTTTAGCTACAGCTAGCAGTACGCACTTGAAGTTTCAACAGCAGCGCGACGATTCAACAGGACAGATGAAACAGTTTCCCCTTATTAAACCACTTTCCCTCGAAAGATCGAATGAATATTTGGATCTTGTAACGTACCATTTTAGCGCAGGGTAGTGCTCAAAAAAAGTATCTTGAAATCCTTCCACGGCTTGGCGCGAAGCTTGGAGTTGTCGCTTGGAGATGACGCAGAGCCGAGTCGTTTGTTGACATCCTGTTTGTCTCTAAAAAAAACCCCTTTAAtctgaaaaattaaataaataaaaaacttttGTCTctgaaaaaaacactttgctctccgagaaataaaataatagaaaaaaatgttatttctatttatttaattaattaatattcaatattaatacatttatatattgttcAATGGAATGAACAAATGGAGATTTTATATGGAACAGATGGAAACCCGCACCCAGCCATTGGTTCAGGTAAGTGGATGACACCTGGGAAAAAAATCAGGACTCAAGAAGCCCGACCAGCATCTTCTTTTGATTCCATCACCCACTGCAGAACAGGTTATGGGTCACTGGAACCCTGACGTCCCATAACttcactcctttgaggacagtaatgtccaggtttgAGCCAGTGAAGACTGAGACAaagccattattattatttcaatctccctcctctctgaacAGACGAGGAAGATTAACATACAATCTAAAATCTGTCCCCAGAAACTACAACCATCCACCCCGGAGTAGCTCGATGTTACAGCTCACattagggtggggggggcagcaacacgagtggctggtgttggggagggcgatgtaaaggacagggtgaagtggaggttgatttgctgtggtgacccctgaaAGGTGCTGGAGTCTGACATTTTCAGTCTCAGAATAATCTCTCAGTACATAGTTCTGCTGCACtgttaagataaataaaacatgctcTTTACATTTTCTCACAATTAATGGTGATCTCATTTTACATTAGGTGGCACGGGGCCttagtgggtagtgctgtcatCCCgcaaggttccgggttcgattcctatccATGGGGAGTTTACgctctccccgtgtccgtgtgtTTCTCCAGTtccttcccacctccaaaaacatgccatttagccgatcgctccaaattgtccgtgggTGCGAGGCCGTCTGTGCGACCCCACGATGTGCTGGAGAATCATtcggggtgcaccccgccaGCTCTGAAAGGCTCCCGCAGACATTCCAAAGGATCTGAGCTGGGCCTGGTTCTGTAGTCACAGCCTCTCATCCAGGCTGGATGAGAGGCGAGGTGCGGACGGTTGATGCTCACTGATTCATTTATCATGCATCTTACTTGGAAAAGGGTGGCAGACGTAGTCTGTGTATAAATTGCTGATGGGCGTCTCGCTCGCCTGCTCTCTCAGCATTTCTGAACTCATTCTACCCAGGGGCAAAGCGCAGAAAGACAACAATGTAGTTGGAACAATTGGTAGTTTATTGGTAATCAGGAGACATATTGAACATAGTGATctttttgttgacaaaaaaaTGCCATCAGCAAACTTCTGTATGTCCTTTCTGAACAAGGCGGCCAGTTGGAATGAGGCCACTGAAAAAGAGAAGACAGTGTGAAGGCAAAACTTtgttaaaacatgaaacacaacTGAGCACATCGAATTTTAGATAAATGCTGAGTTTAGGATTCGCTTCAGATCTTAAATTTAAGTTTAAGCACAATTTGGAACTGGCTGGACCAAACATTTTGTGGAACCTTACTGAGCTCATTCCCGTGGTCCATAATGAAAATCCAGAAGCTCACTGAGCTGAAATTTCTTGAACTACAAGGTAATGATGTTATTTCAGTCCTAACCCGAAACCAACAACCAAACACAAGGACGAAGATGTCAAAAATATTAAGGAAGCTGCAATTGATGACTAACTAAGAGAACTTGCATGCTACTCTTATTTGTTAATTCGAGTGTAATTCTCTaagtaaatgtttttaaatgtgggATACTATTAGGTTTTTATATAAAACATGGAGGAAATATAGAGGCTAAGTGATAATGGACAAAGTATTAGCACTTAGATAATGTAAACGTAAAAACAATGTCGTCTTACCTCCAGGTGCGGACAGACTTTTTACTGATCCCGATCCAAGACTGTTCCCTTCTCAGACACGTAAATACCATCCAAGAACTTTCTGATATCCTTATTTTTGACTGTGGTGGCCTGTTGGATCAACGCAGCTGGAACAGAGAGGTTGTGATGATGAGCAACCGGTCGCATCGCACGCGATCAATTATACGACAGGCTGGATGAGAGGCGAGACGATGACTCGCACCGAGAGCGAGCGCCGTTCCAAACTAAGAGCCTCAAACCGAGTGCGTCTGGTTGGAGAGGCTCTGCCAGAATCAGGCGCTTCTTCTCCCGAGGACTTTCCCACTGACCCAAATGCAAATGTACTAGAATCCAATCATCACTTCACCAAGAATCCCTGATGTCTGAGCGTTCCCATCAGGAAGCCCCGCCCTAGAGAATGACCAACAGTCTAATAACACTGAATGGTTTACCTGAGTTAGACACCAGCTCGATGTCGTTACCCTCCAAGATCAGCTCATCCTTCTGGGCAGCAGAGACTGAACAATTCACACCTGAgacagaaggaaaaataaataaatcatgtttaCGATTCACAATGAATACAAATAACTATCACACATCCTCAAATCAAATACAGTTGGGAGTAAAAACAGATTTCACTTTGGTGGGACTTAAGGAAAAAGCACTGAAGGTCAAAACTCACGATATTGGATTAGCTACCATGATCTAGGAGGGATACTTTACTGGCTGCAGACACGGATATAAAAAGTGAATGATGTGTCAGTTTTGGTTTTAAACTGGAAAAAAAGTGCGCCATTGTACTAGAATTTTAAAAGTTGTGGCACTAAAGTTCGCAACGGAGAATTGGcattaattaataatgaaacCCGGTGCGTTGATTTGCTGTTGACAAGCCGGAAGAAGTAAGAGCGGAAAACAGCATCGATATGTACGATCCTCAAACAGAGGGACGCATTACATTACGAAGGAAGTATTGCTGTTTTATGTTACAGTAATACTTTATATCATTGTGTGCATCTACATAGAAAGTAAAACGTTTTTTCTTCGTTGTTATTAGTGCCGATTTGGTTGTTTTTAGACGActggaacggattaaattgttttcagttattttatatcaAAGAATGTATtagacatacgagtgatttgagttacgagctcggtccaggaacaaattatactctaCTTGTACATGTCAAGGCATTACTGTATTCAGATCTGAATATCCACAATTAACAAACCTCAAATTTACTGTCACATATTTTAAATCACAAGCTTCTGATCGGTTTCTGATTCCGTTTCAGTTTCTCATAACTAAAATAGATCCAGAACTTATAAACTCACCAGCCCTCATCCGAACACGCCGGATGTACTTCTCTCCCAGGAAGTTCCTGATCTCCACCAAAGTTCCAGTTTCCTGAATGACCACGTTGATGGGGAAATGGGCGTAGACCGAACGCATTTTGTACCGGAAGCCCTGCAGCCACACAGACATCAAACACCGTGAATACCAACACTGAGCAGCTGCATCGCCGTCGAGCCACACAAGAGAAATCACGACGAGCAAATACAGCTGGAGCCGACAACGCCAGAGTTACATTCCTGACAGCATGATGGGTCTGTCACTAAAAGGTTTCCTCGCTAAACCAAACACCTGTTGATTTTTTATCCGTTTACcacgtgtttttacgacatactggAAAGCGAGCGGGCAAATCGAGTTTAGAAGTTTCtgccgtctcacccacgatgtctaccgagaggaaattgtctctttctactccacatttacagaatcatgacatcataatatacttacggtcaTTGTACATGGGCCGACATACGACCAGACCGGCTTACAACAAAACCCTCTGCAGCGATTGTGGTGTTAAATCAACGACCCCATGTACGCATGCACGTACattaatacctcgacatacaagtgttccgagacacgagtaAACCGGAGAGCAATATTTTCCTTTAAGATACGAGTAACTTCCGGCTGCTGACACTAAATGGCCGAACGCGTTTCACTCCTTCAGTTCAGGAATTCAGCACCTTCCGTACTCTCTCCTGAAAGAAATTATCTACAGCACGACTGTGGGGTCCGCATAAATGACCTGGCACACCAGTACGAGTGGAGTACAtagatatgtacaatcctcaaacagaaggatgctgtcaagaacacaaagccttccaaagacACAACTATGCTTaggtttatgtaagtgtacgtgtaaaTGTACAATTATTCCTCTACATACTCCTGCTTACCGCCACCGTCTGTCTTGAAGGTGAAACTCATTAAACCACATATAATATTgaaataatactgtatatatctgtgtgtgtatctatagcAATTAAAACTCATTTTCCATCGTTATTGGTGCTgattttggtgtttttagaCGACCCGAAcggttttcagttattttatatgggaaaaacgGATTTGAcattgtgtgatttgagttacgagctcggcccaggaacgaattatactcgcaTGTCAAGGTATTGCTGTACTCACAACTccgcagccagtgcattccacTCCTCGTAACAGCAATACCTTGTCGCCGAACACACTTTTTAATTTcggaaagcccgtcgtaactctgAGTCGTTGGTAAGCGAGGACCAACTGTAAACAGTTCCCACCATGGAGGATGGACGCAGAGCTTCTAGCAGTGTCTTACCAAAGTGACTCCCTTGATCATGTTCTGGACGTGACTACAGATGGTGCGGACCGTGGCCAGCTCCTTCCTGTTTCCCCACCATTTGTCCACGCGCAGCTGAGAAAGACATCACAACAGCTCAGATCCCAAACACTTTGAGCCTTAACAGAAAAGACACGGGACGATACTACTCAAATCATCCTATGAAGGTTTGCAGTGTCCACAGGCGCCCGATTAGCAATGGCGTGCTCCTACGACGAACACTATTCACAGGGTTCAACCGTTTTCAGATTGGAACGGTCTTATGACGACTGTTAAAAAGAAATTGTTGCATTGAGAGTTTCTGAATATTTCTGCTTCCAACTACAGAAAATTCAACCGGCATGAGACCGGTCCATGGCAGGAAGGTTTCGGACAATAATATATCTTGCAATAagtgtttaaattattttttttttactatatttttACGGTTTCATgtttcttaggctagaaaatgcttatatcaataaaataatggaaatctAAACAGTTACACATAAATACCGCAGAATCCCACAATAGATAAATACCCATGTTCAGCAAAATACTCCGCGATACACGACTGTGTATACTACACACGTTTCCCTtacctttttctgtttctttcccAGAAGGCTGAGCTCCAGGTTGATGTGGTTGAACTCCCGGACGAGTTTCCCACGGGGTCCC includes the following:
- the rpl9 gene encoding large ribosomal subunit protein uL6; amino-acid sequence: MKTILSSQTVDIPDNVEVRLRGRTVTVKGPRGKLVREFNHINLELSLLGKKQKKLRVDKWWGNRKELATVRTICSHVQNMIKGVTLGFRYKMRSVYAHFPINVVIQETGTLVEIRNFLGEKYIRRVRMRAGVNCSVSAAQKDELILEGNDIELVSNSAALIQQATTVKNKDIRKFLDGIYVSEKGTVLDRDQ